The genomic stretch CACGCCGGCGAGCAAACTGACCCCGCGCGACACGAAGATCAGATCGACCTGGATCTGGAAGGGCATCTCGAACAGCAGGTCGCGGTAGTGCTCGAAGAAGTAGCCGGCCTCTTCGAAGGCGGTGTCGCGGAGGCTGCCGGCCTTGATTCCCCACAGGCGCTCGAAGAGCTCCTCGTGGAGGCGCTCGAGGCGTTCGAGGTCGGCTCCCGGCAGCAGCACACCCACCTGTCGGTACGACTGCACCATGCGGCGGGCATCCTGGGTGGCCAGCGCGATGATGTACTCCCGCAAGGCCTGTCGCAGGCGCTCCGGGACGGTGGAGGTCATCCCGAAGTCGAGAAAGACGATCTCGAATTCGCCCTCGCCTCGGGGGCGCACGAAGAGGTTCCCGGGATGGGGATCGGCGTGCACGAAGTGATGATCGAAGATCTGCTCCATGTAGCAGCGATAGAGACGCCGGGCGACCGCCGCCGGATCGATGCCGGCGTCCAGCAGGCCCTGCCGATCGTCGATCTTCAGGCCATCGATGCGCTCGAGAACCAGCACGCGGCGCGTCGAGGCCGGCCAGTGAATGGCGGGAACCGCGATCGAGGAGTCGTCGGCGAAGGCCTCCCCGAAGCGCTCGGTGCTGCGGCCTTCGGCGAGCAAGTCGAGCTCGGCGCGGGTGGTGCGGGCGATCTCGTCGCACAGCCGGTCGAGGTCGACGCGCCGCCGTACCCGCCGGGAGACCTTGAGCCAGCGGGTGGCGAGGGCGAGGGCCGCGAGGTCGGTCTCGACCAGGGTCTCGATTCGCGGTCGTAGGACTTTGACCACCACCGACTGGCCGTCGGCGAGACGCGCCGCGTGCACTTGGGCGAGGGAGGCGGCGCCGAGGGGGGCTTCGGCGAACTCGGGAAAGACCGCCTCGCGAGGACGGTCGAACTCGGCGGCGATGGTGGCCTCGATGTCTGCCAGGTCCTCGGGCGGAACCTCGTCCTGGAGGCCGGCGAGCTCGTGGGTGATCTCCGGCGGCAGCAGGTCGACCCGGGTGCTCAGGAATTGGCCGATCTTGATCAGCACGCCACCCATCTCGATCGCCAGCCGGCGATACCGACGGGTGACCTCGATCCAGCGCGGCATGGGCGCGCTGCGCAGGCGGCGCAGCAGCGGCCGGTTGAGCAGCAGGTCGTGCCACAGGGCCTGGGCGAAGGTGCGAATGAGGAATCGGCGCAACTGGCCGAAACGCCGGCGATCGATCGCTGGCGGGGGCGAGGCGGAAGGGGAGGCCTGCACGAGACCTGTCTACCACAGCTCGCGGTGACGGTCGACGGTGTTTCAGGTCGGGTGCTCGGAGGGCGCGTCCGGCGGCTGCAGATCCGGCGCCATCGGGGCCGGTGCCAGGTTGGCGAGCAGGCCCACCAGGTTGCCGCCCTGATGCTTGGCGGCCTCGAGCGCTTCGCCGGCTTCGCTGAGGACCTGCGAGCCCTCCTGACCGTTGCGGAAGCAGGCCAGGCCGAAACTCGCGGTCACCCTCAGGCAGCTACCGTCGGGACCTTCGAGGGGAGTCTCCGCGAGGCGCTGCCGCAGCCCCTCGGCGCGCCGGGCGGCAGCATCGAGGGGAAGGCGGGGGTAGAGGATGGCGATCTCATCGTCGCCGATGCGGCCGGCGATGTCGCGCGGGCCGAGGTGGCGGGCCACGAGGTGCCCGAAGGCTCCCAGGACGAGGTCGCCGCCGATCTGGCCGTGGCTGCGGTTGATCCTGCGCAGGCCGTCGACATCGGCCAGCGCGACGACGAATTTCCAGCCACAGCGCACCAACTCGGCGAGGCGGTTGTGGAAGGGCTGTTGCGACACCAGGCCGGTGAGGGCGTCGCGAATGGCGGGCGCCGACGGTGCCGCGGCGGCAGTCTCGGTGGCATCGTGGTCGGCCGGTCGAAGGACGATCAGGAGCTGGCGGTCGTCGGCCTCGTCGGCGGCCGAAACGGAGAGGTCGCAGGCGACCACCCCGCCGTCCCGGTGTCGGAAGGCCTGGGTCAGGGTGGAGCGGAAGGCCGTGGTGACGCTGTCGTCGAAAGGGCCCGGCAGGCGAGGAAAGAGCCGCGAGAAGCTGCGGCCCCGGACGTCCGCGGGCCGATACCCGAGCAGTGCATGGAGACCTTCGCTGGCGGACACTATGCGACCGGTCGCGGCGGCGACGGTGACCACGGCATCACCGGTTCGAGGAATCATCAGGCCCGGGGTTGGCTCCTCGGTGAGGGCGGTCGGGCGAGCGTGGTGGGACGAGTCGGCAAAGGTGGCAGGGGGTCTCTTCATTGCGTCATTACGTTAATGCATAAAAATAAGGAAGACCAATAGACAACTGCAACAAGTTGATTCGCAGTAGGATAGCGCCGCCCGCTTCACCGTCATGCTCGAGACCGTCTTCAAGAATCCCGACTTCTGGCGCCTGGTCAGCATCCCGGTCGTGGCCGGCTTGGTCGGCTGGTGGACCAACTGGCTGGCGGTCAAGCTGACCTTTCAGCCGCTCGAGTTCATCGGGCTGCGACCGATTTTCGGGTGGCAGGGGATCATTCCGTCGAAGGCCCGCAAGATGGCGTCGACCTTCGTCGACTCCACCATGTCCCGTCTCGGGTCGCTGCCGGAGCTGTTCGAGCAGATGGAGCCGGAAGCGCTGGCGCAGCAGATCCTGCGCTATGCCGAACCGCGGATGGACGAGTACACCGACGCGGTGATGCTGGAGCGCAACGCCGTGCTGTGGGAGAACCTGCCCGGCCTGGTCAAGGAGGGCGTCTACGAGCGCTCTCGCCAGAGCCTGCGGCGCCAAGTCGGTCCCCTGGTGGAGGAGATCGGCGAGCAGATCGAAGACCTGCTCGACTTCAAGCACATGATCGTCAGTCGCCTGGTCGAAGACAAGGCCCTTCTCAACCGGCTGTTCCTGGAGAGCGGAGCCCGGGAGTTTCGCTTCATCGTGCGCTCGGGTCTGTACTTCGGTTTTCTCTTCGGGTTGGTACAGCTGGCCGTCTGGTGGGCCTACGGTCGCGGCTGGACTCTGCCGGTGTTCGGCCTCCTGGTGGGCTGGGCAACCAACTGGATCGCCCTCAACCTGATCTTTCGTCCGCTCCATCCGGTCGCCCTTGGTCCGTGGACTCTGCAGGGGCTGTTCCTGCGCCGGCAGCAGGAGGTGGCGGCGGTCTGGTGCCGGCTGGTGACGCGCGAGATCCTCACCGTCCAGCATCTGGTTCACAGTCTGATGACCGGCCCGCGCTCGGAACGGGCGCGCGAGATGGTCCGGCGTCATCTCAAGCCGCTGGTGGAGAGCTCCGTTGGGCCGCTGGCCCAGCTCGCCGTCGGCACCGAGGGCTATGCCCGCCTGCGCCAGGCCGTCGGTGAGCTGGCGGTCGAGGTCTCGGAAGCGCCCTTCGCCGATGTCGGATTCAACGAGGAGCGCGCCAAGGTGGTGGAGGATCTGCTGCGGGAGCGCATGGAGTCGCTGCCACCGGACGAATTCCAAGACCTTCTCAGGCCCTGCTTTCAGGAGGACGAGCTCAAGCTCATCCTGCTCGGCGCCGCCCTCGGCCTGCTCGCCGGCCTGGGACAGCTATTCTTCGTCTTCGGCGCCGCCTGAGGCCGCCCGGGGCCGTCCGAACAGCGGTCCGGTGCCTGATAGGCTTGCTCCATGGAGCTGCTTCCGCTGGCGATCACGATTCTGGCGACGGCCGTGCTGTCGAGCCTTCTGACTCTGCTCTTGCTGCGCGCCTTCTTGCGCAACAAGATGCTCCCGGAGCTCGAGAAGCGGCTCGCCGAGCGGCTCACCGTCGCCGGCGACGAGCTCGGCGACAAGATTCGCGAGCGGGTGCGGGAAGGGGTTCTCGATGCGGTGCGGGAGATTCCTCCGACGGACCTCATCCGCGGCGCCCAGAAGACCGTGGTCGACACCGCCTCGGGTCTGGTGAAGGGCGGTCTCAGCTCGCTCCTCGGCGATCGCCCTCCCGGCTCGGAGAGGTAGAGGGGCGCCGCGCTACTCGGCGGCGTCGGCCGAGCCACGCCAGGAAAACCACATCATCGCTGGTAGTACCAGGGCCCAGACCAGGGCCAGCGAGAGCAGGCTCCAGGCGGCCTGCGGAGCGAAGCTGACGGCGCCGAGACGGGAGCCGGCGAAGTAGGCGGCGGGTCCGGCGAGGGATCCGAGGCCGGCGGCGAGGAGGGGGCGCCGGCGCAGGAAGGCGAGGCTGGCCCGGGGGGTGATCGCAAAGTGTAGCCAAAGGGCCGTGATCCAGAGCGGGCAGAGGACTTCCGTCGGCGTGACGAAGGTCAACAAACCGAGCTTCATCTGCAGCGTGTCGGCGGCCGTTCCGACCAACCCGAGGACTGCGACGGTGGCCAGCTCGCGACGTTTGTCTCCAGTCTTCACCAGGTGGAGGGCGATCAGGATCAGGACCACCGGGGGTCCGATCTCGGGATGTCCGGCGACGGCGGCCAGAATGCTGACCCACCAGCCAAGCTGGACCGAGAGGCCGTTGACCAGGTTGCTCATCGCGGATCGAGGGTGGTTGGCGCCGCCGCGGCCGTGAGGGCTGGCGAGCTAGGCCGCGCGAGGCGCGAAGCGGTAATGGGCCACCATCCACTCGCGACCCTGGCGGTAGCCGAAGAGCTCGGCGCAGGCGAGGAAGAAGACCCGCCAGCGGACCCACCAGCGAAGCGCTTGATCGCGGCCATAGACCTGCTCGAGGATTGGGCGCACGCGATCCCGCTGACCATCGAGATTGGCGAGCCAGGCCTCCGAGGTCTTCTGGTAGTGGCGGCCGTTGATCAACCAGCGCTCGTCCAGGCTCCAGCGGTCGTCGAAACGCATGAGCAGGTCGGCGGACGGCATCAGCCCGCCGGAGAAGAAGTGGCGAGCCATCCAGTCGCTGTCGTCATGGTCCTCGAAGGGATAGGCCAGCTCGCGGTGGCAGAAGACGTGGACGAAGAGCCTGCCGCTCGGCGTCACCCAGCTCGAGATGCGCCGAAACAGCTCGCGATAGTTCCGCATGTGCTCGAACATCTCGACCGAGACCACGCGGTCGAAGGGCGGGCCGTCGGCGCCGGGGTCGAAGTGGTTCATGTCGGCTCGCCGCAGCTCGAGGTTGCGGAGTCCGAGCTCCTCGGCCCGCTGGCGGATGTAGTCCTGCTGGCTGGCGGAGTTCGAGATCGCCAGGATACGGGCGCCGGGCAGGCGTTGGGCCATGTAGAGGGTCAGGGAGCCCCAGCCGCAGCCGAGCTCCAGGATGCGCTGACCATCGCGCAGGTCGGCGCGCTCGAAGGTTTCCTCGAGCATGGCCTGCTCGGCGCCTCCCAGGTCGGCGACACCGTCGGGCCAGAGCGCCGAGCTGTACTTGAGGTGGGGGCCGAGAACGGCGCGGAAGAACTCCGTTGGAACTTCGTAGTGCTGACGGTTGGCGTCTTGCGTTTCGAGGGCGATGGGACCCGACTCGAGCTCGGCGGCGAAGGCCTCGGCGGCGGCCGACCCGGCGCGGCGATGCTCGCGCCGCAGGCGCGCCGCCAGCAGTCGTCGAATGCCGAACCGAATCGCCGAGTCCGGCAGGCGGTCGGCCTCGAGCAGGCCGAGCACGGGAGCGAGCAGGCTGGCCATGGTCAACGGCTCCGCGCCGGGCGCTCGAGGAGCTGTCCGAGGGAAGCATCCGGCGGTAGCTGGAGCAAGGCGCGAATGGTGTAGGCCGAGATGGCGAAGGTCCCGAGGGTCAGCACCAGCAGCAGCCAGAGCACGCGGCGCCCCCAACCGGGCTCGCGATAGGCCATCCAGAGGTAGCAGGTGAGAAAGGCGAAGTAGGTGTCGAAGAGGGTCGCCTTGCCCCAGGGATCGGCCCAGATCTCGCCGGCGGCGAGGAGCACACTGCGGTCCAGACTGGCGTGGACGGTCACCGCCAGCATGGCCACGAAGAAGGTGGCGAAGAGGGCGAGGAGGGCGTTGCGTGGGGTCATCCGGAAAGGCTCCCGAGGATCGGTGGACGGCGGTTGTCGGGCTTGGCGAGGATCCACTGGACATTGCCGATGGAGCGTTCCCGGTAGCCGCCCTCGCAGTAGCAGAAGTAGAACTCCCACATGCGGATGAAGCGCTCCGAAAACCCTAGCGCACGCACCTCTTCGAGGCGACCGAAGAAGCGCTCCCGCCAGCTCTGCAAGGTACGGGCGTAGTGCGGAGAGATGTCTTCGAGGTGCACCGGCGTGAGGTCCGTCACGGCGGCGACGGAGCGGGTCATGGCGGTGACCGACGGGATCGCTCCGCCGGGGAAGATATAGCGCTGAATGAAGTCCACGGAGCGCTTCGCCTGCTCGTAGAAGCGGTCGGCGATGGTGATCGCCTGCAGCGCCATCAAACCATCGGGAGCCAGCAAGGCGGAGCACTTGGCGAAGAAGGTGTCGAAGAACTCGTGGCCGACGGCTTCGATCATCTCGACCGACACCAGCTTGTCGTAACGGCCCTCGAGGTCGCGATAGTCGGTCTCGAGGACGGTGATGCGGTCCGCCAGGCCGGCGGCGGCGATGCGCTGCCGCGCCTTGGTCGCTTGGGCTGGCGACAGGGTGGTGGTGGTGACCCGGCAGCCGTAGGTTGCGGCGGCGTGAACGGCGAGGGCTCCCCAACCGGTGCCGATCTCGAGCAGGTGATCGTCGGGACCGAGGTCGAGCTTGCGGCACAGGCGGTCGATCTTGGCGCGCGAGGCGTCGGCGAGGGAGATCTCCGGCGGTTCGAAGAGGGCACAGGAGTAGGTCATGGTGTCGTCGAGGAACAGGGCGAAGAACTCGTTGCCGAGGTCGTAGTGCTCCCGGATGTTCTTCGAGCTACCACGGCGGGTGTTGCTGCGCCAGGCATGGTAGGCGCGGTGCAGCGGAGCCATCAGCCGGCCCCAGCCGCCTTCGAGGCGCTCCATGGCGTCACGATTGCGCACCAGCAGGCGAACCAGGGCGGTGAGGTCGTCGACCGTCCACAGGCCGTCCATGTAGGCCTCGGCGGCGCCGATGGTGCCTCCGAAGGCGACCTTCGAGTAGAAGCTCTGGTGGTGCACTTCGAGGCGCGCCTGGGGGATCTCGGCGCGGCTCGGGCAGGATTCGCCGAAGGAGTGCTGACCAAAGGCGTCGCGCAGCTCGAGGAGGCCGCCGCGCAGGGTTTCGAGCTTGCGCAGCACGGGCCGCCGTAGGGCGCTCGCACGGCTCGCCAGCCGCGACCGCAGGGGGCGGCTGGGATGATCGGACAGGCTCATGGCTCTCCTTCGGCAGTTTCCGGATGGGGGTGGAAGGGAACACGCTTGCGCTTCAGTCGCAGTGCCTGCCAATAGATCCAGAAAGCGATCCGCAGGGTCATCGCGGGATAGCGCCAGAGCACTCGACGGAGGGTCGCCGGAGTGAGCTCGCGACGCTCGAGGCGGAGGCGGGCGGCGAAGATCCTGTCGCCCCGCGGGTCGAAGTTCTCCATCGTGACCGCCAGGTGCTGGCCCGGCGATGCGAAGCGCCAGCGATAGGTGTGGTCCATCGGCATGAAGGGCGAAACGTGGAACTCTTTGGCGAGCTCGAAGGTGACCTCGCCGGTGGGGGGCGCCGGACCATTCCCCTCGGCAGCGGTCAGCACGTAGGCGTGGCGCTGATTCCACGGCGTGTTGTTGACTTCGGCGACGATGTGGTGGGGCGTTGGCGCGGCGGCGTCGTCGAAGCAATAGTAGAAGGACACCGGATTGAAGCAGTGCCCCCAGGTGCGAGCATGGGTGAGGATGCGCACCGGCCCGGATGCCGAAGAGCGGCGCGAGTCGACCAACTGGCGTACTGCCGTGGCCAGATCCAACGTCGTCGGCCCGAGATAGTCGGCGCGGCGAAACCATCCGAGGGCCGGCCGCCGAGCGGACCACAGCCAGGAATCGGCGAAGAGCTCCGGGAGCTCATCGAGATCGAGGTAGAGGAGGTAGAGGGGGTAGTCGAAACGATGCTCGACGGGAAGGAACCGGTGATGTGCCAGTCGGCCCTCGTAGATGGCACTGGCAGGCGCCGGGGAAGCCGTCACCACTCGACTCCCAGCCGGCGAGCGACGCGTACGGCACTGCGCACGCCGTCCTCGTGAAAGCCGTAGCCCCAGTAGGCGCCGCAGTAATGAGTTCGATGGTGACCGCTGATCTCGTCCCATCGTCGCTGGGCCGCCAGGGCGGCGCGATCGAATTGCGGGTGGGAATAATCGCGCTGCTCGAGGATCGTGCTCGGGTCGATGGCGTCCCGTTGGTTGAGGGTGACGCAGTAGTCCTTCGGGCTGACGATGTTCTGTAGTCGATTCATCCAGTAGGTCACCCGCACACCGCTCGAGAGATCCTCGGGCACCCGCACGTTCCAGCTCGCCCAGAGCCGCCTGCGCTGCGGTAGGAGATTTCGGTCGGTGTGAAAGACGACGTCGTTGGAACGATAGCGCAGCGCTTTCAGGATCTCTCTTTCCTGTTCGCTGGGATCGGCCAAAAGGATGAGGGCTTGGTCGCTGTGCAGGGCCAGCACCACCTGGTCGAAGGCTTCCGTTTCACGGCCGGCGGCGCGCACCTCGACGCGATCGGCGAAGCGCCGTACGGACTCGACCGGCGTGTCGCGCAGCACTCGGCCTTCGAGACCGGCGAGGAGGGCGGCGACATACTGGCGGGAGCCGCCCGTGATGGTGCGCCAGGGCGGTCGGCCTTCGACCTGCAGCATGCCGTGGTTGTCGAGGAAGCGCAGCAAGGTGCCGGTGGGGAAGGAGGCCATCTCGCCCGGTGGCGTTGACCAGACGGCGGCGGTCATGGGATAGAGGTAGCGCTCCAGGAAGGGAGCCGCGAAGCCCTCTCGGGCCATCGTCTCGCCAAGGCTCTCGCCGCCACTTTCGGCGAGCAACCGCGGGGCTCGGCGGTGAAAGCGCAGGATGTCGAGGAGCATGCCGTAGTGGGACGGGCGCCAGAGGTTGCGAAGCTGGCCGAAGGCCTGGCGGACGGTCGATCCGTTCCATTCCAGATCGAGGTGCGGTGACTGCACGCTGAGGCTCATCTCGCTGCCTTCGGTGGCGACGTCCAGCTCGCGCAGCAGGCGGGTGAAGAGCGGGTAGTTCTGTTCGTTGTAGACGATGAAGCCGAGATCCACCGGGATACGCCGATCGCCCTCCTCGACGTCGACGGTCTCGCTGTGGCCGCCCGGCGCGGCCGCCTCGTAGACCCGCACGTCGCAACGCCGGGTGAGCAGGTGAGCGGCCATCAGTCCCGAGATGCCGCCACCGACGATGGCGACTCTCACGTCTGGCGGGAATCTCGGCGGCGCGGGAACCAGGGAATGAAAGCGCTGGTGGACTCGATGTAGGCGCGGTACTCGGGGCGGCGTTCGGCGATGTCCTTCTCGAGCAAAGCGACGCCCGAGACGCGTAACAGGAAGAAGGTCATGACGACGGGCGCGAACACCGTCCGCCAGCCGCCGGGCAACGCGATGGCGAAGAGGAAGAGACCGCACCAGATCATGGCATCGCCGAAATAGTTGGGGTGGCGGGTGAGGGCCCAGACGCCGCGGTCGAGGACCCGTCCACGGTTGGCCGGATCGGCCTTGAAGCGAGCCAGCTGCCAATCGCCGACGGCCTCGAAGAAGAAGCCGATGAGCCAGGCGACGATGGCCAAGGTGTCGCTCCAGGCCCAGGCGGAAGGATTGGCCGTCTGCACCAGCAGAAGGGGCGCCGAGATCAGCAGGATCAGTCCGCCTTGCAATCCGAAGACGGTGATCAGACTGCGGTACTGGAAGCTCGGTCCGACGGCCTGGCGCATCGCCGCATAGCGGCGATCCTCTCCCTTGCCGTGGTTTCTCCAGGTCAAATAGAGGCTGAGGCGGAGGCCCCAGAGCGTGACCAGCGCCAGCTGGCATCCCTGACGCAGGTCGAGAACCGGGTGGTGGGAGTGGTAAACCCAGGCGCAGAGGACAAAGCCGAAGCCCCAGAAGAGATCGATAATGGCGACGTTGCGCAGCCGCAGGCTGAGGAGCCAGAGGGCGACCAGCGAAACCACCAAGACCAGGGCAGCGCTGCCCAAGGGGCTCACGGCAGAGCGACTCCGCGCGCGAAAGCGGCGAGCTCGCCCATCGACTGGCCATGGAAAACGTTGGGGGCCGTCGGCAACGTGATGCGGTCGCTCTTCGCTCCGCCGATCAACAGCAGGGTGCCGCGCGCCGCCAGCTCCTGGTTGAGGATGGCGAGCTCCCTCGTGACGTGTTGATCCTCTTCGAAGAAGCTGATGCTGATCCAGACCAGCTTGGGATCGACGTCCTTGAC from Acidobacteriota bacterium encodes the following:
- a CDS encoding AarF/UbiB family protein, coding for MRRFLIRTFAQALWHDLLLNRPLLRRLRSAPMPRWIEVTRRYRRLAIEMGGVLIKIGQFLSTRVDLLPPEITHELAGLQDEVPPEDLADIEATIAAEFDRPREAVFPEFAEAPLGAASLAQVHAARLADGQSVVVKVLRPRIETLVETDLAALALATRWLKVSRRVRRRVDLDRLCDEIARTTRAELDLLAEGRSTERFGEAFADDSSIAVPAIHWPASTRRVLVLERIDGLKIDDRQGLLDAGIDPAAVARRLYRCYMEQIFDHHFVHADPHPGNLFVRPRGEGEFEIVFLDFGMTSTVPERLRQALREYIIALATQDARRMVQSYRQVGVLLPGADLERLERLHEELFERLWGIKAGSLRDTAFEEAGYFFEHYRDLLFEMPFQIQVDLIFVSRGVSLLAGVVTGLDPDIDPWAETIPFAERLATRELLHGLRGLVTSLPRQLRRVAEVPPRLDRLLRKIESASDRTPPKGLSPATVSWSLVAAALIISAQIARVHQDGSWPWLLAAAVIAFLAARRGR
- a CDS encoding GGDEF domain-containing protein; the protein is MKRPPATFADSSHHARPTALTEEPTPGLMIPRTGDAVVTVAAATGRIVSASEGLHALLGYRPADVRGRSFSRLFPRLPGPFDDSVTTAFRSTLTQAFRHRDGGVVACDLSVSAADEADDRQLLIVLRPADHDATETAAAAPSAPAIRDALTGLVSQQPFHNRLAELVRCGWKFVVALADVDGLRRINRSHGQIGGDLVLGAFGHLVARHLGPRDIAGRIGDDEIAILYPRLPLDAAARRAEGLRQRLAETPLEGPDGSCLRVTASFGLACFRNGQEGSQVLSEAGEALEAAKHQGGNLVGLLANLAPAPMAPDLQPPDAPSEHPT
- a CDS encoding DUF2878 domain-containing protein, with the translated sequence MSNLVNGLSVQLGWWVSILAAVAGHPEIGPPVVLILIALHLVKTGDKRRELATVAVLGLVGTAADTLQMKLGLLTFVTPTEVLCPLWITALWLHFAITPRASLAFLRRRPLLAAGLGSLAGPAAYFAGSRLGAVSFAPQAAWSLLSLALVWALVLPAMMWFSWRGSADAAE
- a CDS encoding cyclopropane-fatty-acyl-phospholipid synthase family protein, with the translated sequence MASLLAPVLGLLEADRLPDSAIRFGIRRLLAARLRREHRRAGSAAAEAFAAELESGPIALETQDANRQHYEVPTEFFRAVLGPHLKYSSALWPDGVADLGGAEQAMLEETFERADLRDGQRILELGCGWGSLTLYMAQRLPGARILAISNSASQQDYIRQRAEELGLRNLELRRADMNHFDPGADGPPFDRVVSVEMFEHMRNYRELFRRISSWVTPSGRLFVHVFCHRELAYPFEDHDDSDWMARHFFSGGLMPSADLLMRFDDRWSLDERWLINGRHYQKTSEAWLANLDGQRDRVRPILEQVYGRDQALRWWVRWRVFFLACAELFGYRQGREWMVAHYRFAPRAA
- a CDS encoding DUF1475 family protein — its product is MTPRNALLALFATFFVAMLAVTVHASLDRSVLLAAGEIWADPWGKATLFDTYFAFLTCYLWMAYREPGWGRRVLWLLLVLTLGTFAISAYTIRALLQLPPDASLGQLLERPARSR
- a CDS encoding cyclopropane-fatty-acyl-phospholipid synthase family protein; translated protein: MSLSDHPSRPLRSRLASRASALRRPVLRKLETLRGGLLELRDAFGQHSFGESCPSRAEIPQARLEVHHQSFYSKVAFGGTIGAAEAYMDGLWTVDDLTALVRLLVRNRDAMERLEGGWGRLMAPLHRAYHAWRSNTRRGSSKNIREHYDLGNEFFALFLDDTMTYSCALFEPPEISLADASRAKIDRLCRKLDLGPDDHLLEIGTGWGALAVHAAATYGCRVTTTTLSPAQATKARQRIAAAGLADRITVLETDYRDLEGRYDKLVSVEMIEAVGHEFFDTFFAKCSALLAPDGLMALQAITIADRFYEQAKRSVDFIQRYIFPGGAIPSVTAMTRSVAAVTDLTPVHLEDISPHYARTLQSWRERFFGRLEEVRALGFSERFIRMWEFYFCYCEGGYRERSIGNVQWILAKPDNRRPPILGSLSG
- a CDS encoding DUF1365 domain-containing protein; protein product: MTASPAPASAIYEGRLAHHRFLPVEHRFDYPLYLLYLDLDELPELFADSWLWSARRPALGWFRRADYLGPTTLDLATAVRQLVDSRRSSASGPVRILTHARTWGHCFNPVSFYYCFDDAAAPTPHHIVAEVNNTPWNQRHAYVLTAAEGNGPAPPTGEVTFELAKEFHVSPFMPMDHTYRWRFASPGQHLAVTMENFDPRGDRIFAARLRLERRELTPATLRRVLWRYPAMTLRIAFWIYWQALRLKRKRVPFHPHPETAEGEP
- a CDS encoding FAD-dependent oxidoreductase, producing MRVAIVGGGISGLMAAHLLTRRCDVRVYEAAAPGGHSETVDVEEGDRRIPVDLGFIVYNEQNYPLFTRLLRELDVATEGSEMSLSVQSPHLDLEWNGSTVRQAFGQLRNLWRPSHYGMLLDILRFHRRAPRLLAESGGESLGETMAREGFAAPFLERYLYPMTAAVWSTPPGEMASFPTGTLLRFLDNHGMLQVEGRPPWRTITGGSRQYVAALLAGLEGRVLRDTPVESVRRFADRVEVRAAGRETEAFDQVVLALHSDQALILLADPSEQEREILKALRYRSNDVVFHTDRNLLPQRRRLWASWNVRVPEDLSSGVRVTYWMNRLQNIVSPKDYCVTLNQRDAIDPSTILEQRDYSHPQFDRAALAAQRRWDEISGHHRTHYCGAYWGYGFHEDGVRSAVRVARRLGVEW
- a CDS encoding DUF1295 domain-containing protein → MSPLGSAALVLVVSLVALWLLSLRLRNVAIIDLFWGFGFVLCAWVYHSHHPVLDLRQGCQLALVTLWGLRLSLYLTWRNHGKGEDRRYAAMRQAVGPSFQYRSLITVFGLQGGLILLISAPLLLVQTANPSAWAWSDTLAIVAWLIGFFFEAVGDWQLARFKADPANRGRVLDRGVWALTRHPNYFGDAMIWCGLFLFAIALPGGWRTVFAPVVMTFFLLRVSGVALLEKDIAERRPEYRAYIESTSAFIPWFPRRRDSRQT